A stretch of the Halomonas sp. CH40 genome encodes the following:
- the phoR gene encoding phosphate regulon sensor histidine kinase PhoR — MRLWSREIWRLLWLSALGCVLGAIVGSAGFGLALGLAACLGYHLYQLRALHRWLTLHPHDEPPAAVGLWGELFDRLYRYQKGQRITQNRLRATLGRIQESSEAMRDSVVMLDSHGDLEWWNSAAAKMLGLKTAQDRGQHITNLLRDPRFVGYFNAREYGEPLTLASPIDERRILQYQITLYGDDERLVMARDITRLHRLEQMRRDFVANVSHELRTPLTVLAGYLETYSDLAEQLPPRLGRSIGQMQAQTTRMQNLVDDLLLLSRLEIDQGGDDHAPIDIDALLHKVADDARALAKEQHDIHLVLGSNAQLMGSEQELRSAISNLAFNAVRYTPEGSQITLHWVCDAQGAYIVVEDDGDGIDPVHIPRLTERFYRVDKGRSTATGGTGLGLAIVKHVLLRHDAQLEIDSHPGEGARFCCHFPVTRLVSGES; from the coding sequence GTGCGTCTGTGGAGCCGTGAAATATGGCGTTTACTCTGGTTAAGCGCCCTGGGCTGTGTGCTGGGGGCGATTGTCGGCAGCGCAGGCTTCGGGCTGGCGCTTGGCCTGGCGGCTTGCCTTGGCTACCATCTTTACCAGTTGCGTGCCCTGCACCGATGGCTGACCCTGCATCCCCATGATGAACCGCCCGCTGCCGTAGGCCTTTGGGGCGAGCTGTTTGATCGGCTGTATCGCTACCAGAAAGGCCAGCGGATCACCCAGAACCGCTTGCGCGCTACCCTGGGGCGCATCCAGGAATCCTCAGAAGCCATGCGTGACAGCGTGGTGATGCTCGATAGCCACGGCGACCTTGAGTGGTGGAACAGCGCCGCCGCCAAGATGCTGGGTCTGAAGACCGCCCAGGACCGTGGCCAGCATATTACCAACCTGCTGCGTGATCCGCGCTTTGTGGGCTACTTCAATGCTCGGGAATATGGCGAACCGCTGACGCTGGCATCGCCCATCGACGAGCGGCGCATCCTGCAATACCAGATTACCCTCTATGGTGACGATGAACGTCTGGTGATGGCCCGCGATATTACCCGCTTGCACCGCCTTGAACAGATGCGTCGCGATTTTGTTGCCAACGTCTCCCACGAGCTGCGCACGCCGCTCACCGTACTGGCTGGGTATCTGGAAACCTATTCCGACCTGGCCGAGCAGCTGCCGCCACGCCTGGGCCGCAGTATTGGTCAGATGCAGGCCCAGACCACCCGGATGCAGAATCTGGTCGATGACCTTCTGCTGCTGTCGCGCCTGGAAATTGATCAGGGAGGCGACGATCACGCACCGATTGATATTGATGCCCTGCTGCATAAAGTCGCTGACGATGCGCGGGCGCTGGCCAAAGAGCAGCATGATATCCATCTGGTACTTGGCAGTAATGCGCAGCTGATGGGCAGCGAGCAGGAGTTGCGCAGCGCAATTTCCAACCTGGCCTTCAACGCCGTGCGCTACACGCCAGAAGGCAGCCAGATCACCCTGCACTGGGTCTGCGACGCCCAGGGTGCTTACATAGTGGTGGAAGACGATGGCGACGGCATTGATCCGGTACACATTCCGCGTTTGACCGAGCGCTTCTATCGCGTTGATAAGGGCCGCAGCACGGCGACCGGTGGAACAGGGCTGGGTCTGGCAATCGTCAAGCACGTGCTGCTGCGCCACGATGCTCAGCTTGAGATTGATTCTCACCCGGGGGAAGGAGCACGTTTTTGCTGTCACTTCCCTGTGACGAGGCTGGTGAGTGGTGAATCGTGA
- the phoB gene encoding phosphate regulon transcriptional regulator PhoB, whose amino-acid sequence MTAKTVLIVDDEAPIREMIAVALEMADYRVLEADNAQDAHAMVVDHQPDLLLLDWMMPGTSGIELARRLKREETTAEMPIIMLTAKGEEDNKIQGLEAGADDYITKPFSPRELVARLKAVLRRTTPRGVEDPIEIEGLLLDPVSHRVSAYGKAVDMGPTEYRLLQFFMTHQERAYTRSQLLDQVWGGNVYVEERTVDVHIRRLRKALIDHHHLIQTVRGTGYRFSARG is encoded by the coding sequence ATGACCGCCAAGACCGTTTTGATTGTCGATGATGAAGCGCCCATCCGTGAAATGATCGCGGTGGCGCTGGAAATGGCTGACTATCGTGTGCTTGAAGCGGACAACGCCCAGGATGCCCACGCCATGGTGGTCGACCATCAGCCTGATCTGCTCTTGCTTGACTGGATGATGCCGGGCACCAGCGGGATCGAGCTGGCACGACGGCTCAAGCGTGAGGAAACCACCGCTGAAATGCCGATCATCATGCTGACGGCCAAAGGCGAGGAAGACAATAAGATCCAGGGCCTTGAAGCCGGTGCTGACGATTACATCACCAAGCCTTTCTCACCGCGTGAGCTGGTCGCCCGGCTAAAAGCCGTTTTGCGGCGTACCACACCGCGTGGCGTGGAAGACCCGATCGAAATTGAAGGCTTGCTGCTTGACCCGGTCAGCCATCGCGTCAGCGCCTATGGCAAAGCGGTAGATATGGGCCCTACCGAATATCGTCTGCTACAGTTCTTCATGACCCATCAGGAGCGTGCCTACACCCGTAGCCAGCTGCTGGATCAGGTCTGGGGAGGCAATGTGTACGTAGAAGAGCGCACCGTGGATGTACACATTCGCCGCTTGCGCAAGGCGTTAATTGATCACCATCACCTGATTCAGACGGTGCGTGGAACCGGCTATCGTTTCTCTGCACGGGGGTAA
- the ubiA gene encoding 4-hydroxybenzoate octaprenyltransferase, with the protein MDRSLLRPGGLARLPDFLQLTRLDRPIGTWLLMWPTLWALWLAAEGVPERGLLLIFTGGVYAMRAAGCVVNDYADRHFDGHVKRTQNRPLANGRISEREAQLLFVGLVAVAFVLVLFTNLFTILLSIGGVVLAFIYPFMKRYTHFPQVVLGAAFSWAIPMACGAVLGYVPLEGWLLFCANLLWTVAYDTEYAMVDRDDDLKIGIKSTAVLFGQADRLIIGLLQLATLGLLATVGWRLGLGGFFWLGLTAMAATFAHQQVLIRGRERERCFQAFLNNHWSGLLVFAGIALSLWPTVV; encoded by the coding sequence ATGGATCGTTCGCTTCTGCGCCCTGGTGGGCTTGCCCGCCTACCGGATTTTCTGCAGCTTACCCGGCTTGATCGTCCAATTGGCACCTGGTTGTTGATGTGGCCAACCCTATGGGCTCTGTGGCTGGCGGCTGAGGGCGTGCCTGAACGCGGGCTACTGTTGATTTTTACTGGCGGTGTCTATGCCATGCGCGCAGCGGGCTGTGTGGTGAATGACTACGCCGACCGGCATTTCGACGGCCATGTCAAACGCACCCAAAACCGCCCGCTGGCGAATGGGCGCATCAGTGAGCGTGAAGCCCAGCTGCTGTTTGTGGGGCTGGTAGCGGTGGCCTTTGTGCTGGTGTTATTTACCAATCTGTTTACAATTCTGCTATCGATTGGCGGTGTGGTGCTGGCGTTTATCTACCCCTTCATGAAGCGTTATACCCATTTCCCGCAGGTGGTGCTGGGAGCAGCGTTTTCCTGGGCGATCCCCATGGCCTGCGGCGCTGTGCTGGGCTATGTCCCCCTGGAAGGCTGGCTGCTGTTTTGCGCCAACCTGCTGTGGACGGTGGCCTATGACACCGAATATGCCATGGTGGATCGTGACGATGATCTTAAAATCGGCATCAAGTCCACGGCGGTACTGTTTGGCCAGGCTGACCGCTTGATCATTGGCCTTCTGCAACTGGCAACGCTGGGCCTTCTGGCAACGGTTGGCTGGCGGCTGGGGTTGGGTGGGTTTTTCTGGCTGGGGCTGACTGCCATGGCGGCGACCTTTGCACACCAGCAGGTTTTGATTCGTGGGCGCGAGCGTGAACGCTGCTTTCAGGCCTTTCTCAATAACCACTGGTCGGGGCTGCTGGTATTTGCCGGTATCGCGCTAAGTTTATGGCCGACGGTGGTTTAA
- a CDS encoding chorismate lyase: MTLQSHALQLPVRWVPAAAARPAMSAFWWHWVASTDSLTARLVSAGKGRRFRVRVLRQGVGYPSVDEATALGLPLRRYVWLREVALCLDDTPWVVARSVAPLSQLHGQRLERLGERSLGSWLFQQADLRRGPIEVSCHAPRFVAASGLWGRRSCFYHAGMSLLVQEHFLTAMADALEGPSR; the protein is encoded by the coding sequence ATGACACTGCAATCACATGCGCTGCAACTGCCCGTTCGCTGGGTGCCTGCAGCGGCTGCGCGTCCGGCCATGTCGGCCTTCTGGTGGCATTGGGTGGCGTCGACGGATTCCTTGACGGCGCGTCTGGTGAGCGCAGGCAAGGGGCGGCGCTTTCGTGTTCGGGTGCTGCGCCAGGGGGTGGGTTATCCCAGTGTGGATGAGGCCACAGCGCTGGGGCTGCCCCTGAGGCGTTATGTCTGGCTGCGCGAAGTGGCCCTGTGCCTGGACGATACGCCTTGGGTGGTGGCGCGCTCGGTGGCCCCGCTTAGCCAACTTCATGGCCAGCGCCTGGAAAGGCTGGGGGAGCGCTCGCTGGGCAGCTGGCTATTTCAGCAGGCGGATCTGCGTCGCGGACCGATCGAGGTTAGCTGTCATGCGCCGCGCTTTGTGGCGGCCAGCGGCCTGTGGGGGCGGCGGTCATGTTTTTACCACGCCGGTATGTCCCTGCTGGTACAAGAGCATTTTCTGACCGCCATGGCTGATGCACTGGAAGGCCCTTCACGCTAG
- a CDS encoding FAD-dependent oxidoreductase yields the protein MSTDADLVIVGTGMAGIGLARALRRAGDTRSITLISSDSGDDYSKPLLSTGFAKNLPPARLAQRGAEALAEELDARVLATTQVTAIDPEAHQLTLQPGHDTTSGQPAPLNYTYRTLVLATGAAPRMPFQLPDTCASRCFTINDLDDYRHFHAALGDAPARVAIIGAGLVGCEFANDLHAGGHQVTLIAPERAPLPRLLPERLGDALAEAFSTAGISLALEHTLSDITCRDADTLHLTLAPANSGSNNDNTHVEADIVLMATGLAPRSALAEAAGLDVSARGITVDRTLQTSHPDIYALGDVACIDGVNAMYVQPLQASAQALATTLGGTPTPVHFGAWPVLVKTPLLPVVAYPPQTTPVHWKIDADGHNMTALAEDNSGNLVGFALTGHCVRQKVALSRAAPALLG from the coding sequence ATGTCTACTGACGCCGATTTAGTGATTGTGGGTACGGGCATGGCAGGTATTGGCCTGGCCCGAGCATTACGCCGTGCAGGGGATACCCGTTCGATTACCCTGATCAGCAGCGACAGCGGTGATGATTACAGCAAACCGCTGCTTTCGACCGGCTTTGCCAAAAACCTGCCGCCTGCCCGTCTTGCCCAGCGCGGTGCCGAGGCACTGGCCGAAGAACTCGACGCCAGGGTACTGGCAACCACCCAGGTCACGGCCATTGACCCCGAGGCCCACCAGTTAACACTCCAGCCAGGCCATGACACCACAAGCGGCCAGCCAGCGCCGCTGAATTACACTTACCGTACTCTGGTGCTGGCCACAGGTGCCGCGCCGCGTATGCCGTTTCAGCTGCCGGATACCTGTGCGTCACGCTGCTTCACCATCAATGATCTTGACGATTACCGCCACTTCCACGCAGCCCTTGGCGACGCCCCTGCGCGGGTAGCGATTATCGGCGCCGGGCTTGTCGGCTGCGAGTTTGCCAATGACCTTCATGCCGGTGGACATCAGGTCACTCTGATAGCGCCGGAGCGCGCGCCCTTGCCGCGCCTGCTGCCGGAACGCCTGGGTGACGCCCTGGCCGAGGCCTTCAGCACAGCGGGGATCAGCTTGGCGCTTGAGCACACCCTGAGCGACATTACCTGCCGCGACGCCGATACGCTTCACCTTACGCTGGCGCCCGCCAACTCTGGCAGCAATAACGACAATACCCACGTCGAGGCTGATATTGTGTTGATGGCCACCGGCCTTGCGCCACGTAGCGCCCTGGCCGAGGCCGCCGGGCTGGACGTTTCAGCACGGGGCATTACGGTTGACCGCACCCTGCAAACCAGCCACCCAGATATCTATGCACTAGGCGATGTGGCCTGCATTGACGGGGTCAACGCCATGTATGTGCAACCGCTGCAGGCCAGCGCTCAAGCGCTTGCCACCACGCTGGGCGGCACGCCCACGCCGGTTCATTTCGGCGCCTGGCCGGTACTGGTCAAAACCCCGCTACTGCCAGTGGTTGCCTATCCGCCCCAGACGACGCCCGTCCACTGGAAAATCGACGCCGACGGTCACAACATGACCGCACTGGCGGAAGATAACAGCGGCAATCTGGTTGGCTTTGCGTTGACAGGCCACTGCGTACGTCAGAAGGTGGCCCTTTCCAGAGCGGCTCCCGCACTGCTAGGCTAA
- a CDS encoding HU family DNA-binding protein has protein sequence MRKPELAAAIAQNADMSKEKAGQVLNVVLDEITNSVAKGEDVALIGFGTFTVRERAARTGKNPQTGAPLQIPASKNVAFKPGKALKDAVS, from the coding sequence ATGCGCAAACCTGAACTTGCGGCCGCGATTGCCCAAAATGCTGATATGTCCAAGGAAAAGGCCGGCCAGGTACTGAATGTGGTACTTGATGAGATTACCAACAGCGTTGCCAAGGGTGAAGACGTTGCCCTGATCGGCTTTGGTACCTTTACGGTACGCGAGCGCGCTGCACGCACTGGCAAAAACCCTCAGACAGGCGCCCCACTGCAGATTCCGGCCAGCAAAAATGTTGCCTTCAAGCCGGGCAAGGCCCTCAAGGATGCTGTTTCCTGA